In Microbacterium sp. AB, a single genomic region encodes these proteins:
- a CDS encoding Lrp/AsnC family transcriptional regulator: MDLAPGAASSSLSDSDLALVDAVQDDPRAPWARLGAQLGISAPTARRRWERLRGSDSAWITTHAGWRSGVVTALIAVQCRPGTSDAIARTLVGHPRVMTIAHTTGDHDLLLTVMVPDILELRRLMQSGLTSHDGVVRMRSMLVTRMFRDGSHWRSGSLGSTTCSATSTDGPLRFPTPALRAAIGVLERDGRAPSSALAATLGVSEPHARRFVRRAIRSGHIVQRVDVRLDQPHWPHSLVLWMVVPAARLHETADRISQLPLARACASLAGGGANLYTVVWLRSLAEAPDVEARIVRGLDVRVTERSILLHYGKRMGHVFDDRHRRTGHVPWASP; this comes from the coding sequence ATGGATCTCGCACCGGGCGCCGCATCGTCGTCCCTGTCCGATTCGGACCTCGCCCTCGTCGACGCCGTGCAGGACGATCCGCGGGCGCCGTGGGCCCGGCTCGGGGCGCAGCTCGGCATCAGCGCTCCGACCGCGAGGCGGCGCTGGGAGCGCCTGCGCGGGTCGGACTCCGCCTGGATCACGACGCACGCGGGGTGGCGGTCGGGCGTCGTGACGGCGCTCATCGCCGTGCAGTGCCGTCCGGGCACGTCCGACGCGATCGCCCGCACGCTCGTCGGTCATCCGCGCGTCATGACCATCGCGCACACGACGGGCGACCACGACCTGCTCCTCACCGTCATGGTGCCCGACATCCTCGAGCTCCGACGCCTCATGCAGTCGGGCCTCACGTCGCACGACGGCGTCGTGCGGATGCGGTCCATGCTCGTCACGCGCATGTTCCGCGACGGCTCGCACTGGCGCTCGGGATCGCTCGGCTCCACGACGTGCTCGGCGACGAGCACGGACGGCCCGCTCCGCTTCCCGACGCCCGCGCTGCGCGCGGCGATCGGCGTCCTCGAACGCGACGGCCGCGCCCCGAGCTCGGCGCTCGCCGCGACGCTCGGCGTCTCGGAGCCCCACGCGCGCCGCTTCGTCCGTCGAGCGATCCGTTCGGGGCACATCGTGCAGCGCGTCGACGTGCGCCTCGACCAGCCGCACTGGCCCCACTCCCTCGTGCTCTGGATGGTCGTGCCCGCCGCGCGCCTGCACGAGACGGCGGATCGCATCAGCCAGCTGCCGCTCGCCAGGGCGTGCGCCTCGCTCGCCGGCGGCGGCGCGAACCTCTACACCGTGGTCTGGCTGCGCTCCCTCGCGGAGGCGCCGGACGTGGAGGCGCGCATCGTCCGCGGGCTCGACGTGCGCGTGACCGAGCGGAGCATCCTGCTGCACTACGGCAAGCGCATGGGCCATGTCTTCGACGATCGCCACCGCCGGACGGGGCACGTGCCCTGGGCGTCCCCGTGA
- a CDS encoding M20 family metallopeptidase, translating to MTVPTDTMPEIVDGLRDRLPDALPLLVDVAADLHAHPEIRFTEVHAAARLTAELERAGFAVTRGFAGLETAFVARWSTPDAPPGTPTIAVFCEYDALEGIGHACGHNVIAACGLGAGLLVKEVLERTRAAPAHLVVIGSPGEEGAAGKVPMIEAGVLEGIDLAVMVHPSAHDSVDGTTLSRVALDVEFGGRASHAAASPELGVNALDAATLSLNAIGLLRQQLADDVRVHAIVTDGGQAPNIIPEHAALRVFVRASERAHLLEDVVPRVRACFEGAAIATGCSVLVEERTPAYDALVSNPVLADVARAAYAALGREVAQAPITGSTDMGNVSHVVPSIHPMIRLIPDGVPHTREFAAAAGGPEAEPAIADGAVLLAATALAVFRDPGLAVSARTAFDAR from the coding sequence ATGACCGTTCCCACCGACACCATGCCCGAGATCGTCGACGGCCTGCGCGACCGTCTGCCCGACGCGCTGCCCCTGCTCGTCGACGTGGCGGCCGATCTGCACGCGCACCCCGAGATCCGCTTCACGGAGGTGCACGCCGCCGCCCGCCTGACCGCCGAGCTGGAGCGGGCGGGATTCGCCGTGACGCGCGGCTTCGCGGGGCTGGAGACCGCCTTCGTCGCGCGCTGGTCCACCCCCGACGCCCCGCCCGGCACGCCGACGATCGCCGTCTTCTGCGAGTACGACGCGCTCGAGGGAATCGGCCACGCGTGCGGCCACAACGTCATCGCCGCGTGCGGGCTGGGCGCCGGGCTCCTCGTGAAGGAGGTCCTCGAGCGCACCCGGGCGGCTCCGGCGCACCTCGTCGTCATCGGCAGCCCGGGGGAGGAGGGAGCGGCGGGGAAGGTGCCCATGATCGAAGCGGGCGTGCTCGAGGGGATCGACCTCGCGGTCATGGTGCATCCGTCGGCGCACGACTCCGTCGACGGCACGACGCTCTCGCGCGTCGCGCTCGACGTGGAGTTCGGCGGGCGCGCCAGCCACGCCGCCGCGAGCCCCGAGCTCGGGGTCAACGCGCTCGACGCCGCGACGCTGTCGCTCAACGCGATCGGGCTGCTGCGGCAGCAGCTCGCCGACGACGTGCGCGTCCACGCGATCGTCACGGACGGCGGGCAGGCGCCCAACATCATCCCGGAGCACGCGGCCCTGCGCGTCTTCGTCCGCGCGAGCGAGCGCGCGCACCTGCTCGAGGACGTCGTGCCGCGCGTGCGCGCCTGCTTCGAGGGGGCGGCGATCGCGACGGGATGCTCCGTGCTCGTCGAGGAGCGGACCCCGGCGTACGACGCGCTCGTCTCGAACCCCGTGCTCGCGGACGTCGCACGCGCCGCGTACGCCGCGCTCGGACGCGAGGTGGCGCAGGCGCCCATCACCGGGTCCACCGACATGGGGAACGTGAGCCACGTGGTCCCGTCGATCCATCCGATGATCCGGCTCATCCCCGACGGCGTGCCGCACACGCGCGAGTTCGCAGCGGCCGCGGGAGGCCCCGAGGCCGAGCCGGCGATCGCCGACGGCGCGGTGCTGCTCGCGGCGACCGCGCTCGCGGTGTTCCGCGATCCCGGCCTCGCCGTGTCCGCGAGGACCGCGTTCGACGCACGGTGA
- a CDS encoding AAA family ATPase, whose protein sequence is MTAERFREAADGIARAIGGVIDGKPQAVDSALITLLAEGHLLIEDVPGVGKTQLARSLAASVAASVRRIQFTPDLLPSDVTGVSVFDPVTREFEFKPGAVFANIVIADEINRSSPKTQSALLEAMEEGQVTADGRTHPLPAPFLVVATQNPLEMEGTYALPEAQRDRFMMRISMGYPDTDAEVLMLRQRDGANPLDAVRPVVDVETVAALIAWARAVHVAPVVERYAVAIAQATRRHPDLRLGASPRATIQLVRAAKVRAALDGREYVIPDDIAALLVPVFAHRVIPTREAARHRGEEDAASGILERVVRSIRVPLTATP, encoded by the coding sequence ATGACGGCGGAGCGGTTCCGGGAGGCCGCCGACGGCATCGCGCGCGCCATCGGCGGCGTGATCGACGGGAAGCCGCAGGCGGTGGACAGCGCGCTGATCACGCTGCTGGCCGAGGGGCATCTGCTGATCGAGGACGTGCCGGGCGTCGGCAAGACGCAGCTGGCGCGGTCCCTCGCGGCGTCGGTCGCCGCGAGCGTCCGCCGGATCCAGTTCACGCCCGATCTCCTGCCCAGCGACGTCACGGGCGTGTCGGTGTTCGATCCGGTCACACGCGAGTTCGAGTTCAAGCCGGGCGCCGTGTTCGCCAACATCGTCATCGCCGACGAGATCAACCGCTCGTCCCCCAAGACCCAGTCGGCGCTCCTCGAGGCGATGGAGGAGGGACAGGTCACCGCCGACGGCCGCACGCATCCGCTCCCGGCGCCGTTCCTCGTCGTCGCGACGCAGAACCCGCTCGAGATGGAGGGGACCTACGCCCTGCCCGAGGCGCAGCGGGACCGCTTCATGATGCGGATCTCGATGGGCTATCCGGACACCGACGCCGAGGTGCTCATGCTGCGCCAGCGCGACGGGGCGAACCCGCTCGACGCGGTACGTCCCGTCGTGGACGTCGAGACCGTGGCGGCCCTCATCGCCTGGGCGCGAGCCGTGCACGTCGCGCCCGTCGTCGAGCGGTACGCGGTCGCGATCGCGCAGGCGACGAGGCGCCATCCCGACCTGCGCCTCGGGGCGAGCCCGCGCGCGACGATCCAGCTCGTCCGCGCCGCGAAGGTCCGCGCGGCCCTCGACGGGCGCGAGTACGTCATCCCCGACGACATCGCCGCGCTGCTCGTGCCCGTGTTCGCGCATCGCGTCATCCCCACGCGGGAGGCCGCCCGGCATCGCGGCGAGGAGGATGCCGCCTCCGGCATCCTCGAGCGCGTCGTGCGGTCCATCCGGGTGCCGCTGACGGCGACGCCCTGA
- a CDS encoding transglutaminase family protein: MAAADRPDGTRTTRARPGGAARAPRRGDPLLALWTGVAVIASALPLARVIVPAWLPSALLVVAVVLAAGSLVRRSARPGWAVAAEIAAWALCVALLLPPTVPRLVVLPVRDTFPALEALFAGASEEIMDGVAPVAPSAGLSWVLAAAFGVFAIAMAHVILTARLPLLASVGLIAVSLVPSLVVPQRVDAVFFVPSAVSILLLLHADARARGPRRDARHTASVSAVAAIVGAVTVVAALVVPPLLPEPVARPGSGFGPTTTIDADLDLGASLRQPAETEVLRITTDAGSAPYLRVATLSSFDGDVWEPDTGRLSAVGALPGVEEGTAPSVESSALVEITQLRGEYLPVPYAATELEGVDESWSMLVANRTVVSSSSTSLGAEYTVGWQHAAPTREQARAASADGASVPEQTLELPELPDVIPELAAELTSGAENPYDELRALQSWFRGGEFAYSLDAPVEEGFDGSGVDAIAEFLDVRAGYCVHFASSFAVMARTLGIPSRVVVGYLPGTSTGETDDDGRVTYSVTSRQLHAWPEAYLEGIGWVPFEPTASLGVATNFLPQTLGASESPEEEPESPDAAPSPTPTTGETVPVEDQPPASESDADASDASRSRGIAIGALVAALVLALPLAVRRLRRARRVRARGTALAEAAWLELVDTAIDAGAEVSASESPRTLGARLVADRGAPAADVALLVGAVERAAFARDAEALPRRAAEAALRRIRHALLPSTAVRIRAAVLPRSLVVRPGLADDA, from the coding sequence ATGGCCGCGGCTGATCGTCCGGACGGCACGAGGACGACGCGGGCCCGACCGGGCGGGGCCGCACGGGCTCCGCGCCGGGGCGACCCGCTCCTCGCGCTGTGGACCGGCGTCGCGGTCATCGCCTCCGCCCTGCCCCTCGCGCGCGTCATCGTGCCCGCCTGGCTGCCGTCGGCTCTCCTCGTCGTCGCGGTCGTCCTCGCCGCGGGCTCCCTCGTGCGGCGCTCCGCGCGACCGGGATGGGCGGTCGCCGCGGAGATCGCCGCATGGGCCCTGTGCGTCGCGCTGCTGCTGCCGCCCACCGTGCCGCGGCTCGTGGTGCTGCCCGTCCGGGACACGTTCCCCGCGCTCGAAGCCCTGTTCGCGGGGGCGTCCGAGGAGATCATGGACGGGGTGGCGCCCGTGGCCCCCTCGGCGGGGCTGTCGTGGGTGCTGGCGGCGGCCTTCGGCGTCTTCGCGATCGCGATGGCGCACGTCATCCTGACCGCTCGTCTCCCGCTGCTCGCGTCGGTCGGCCTCATCGCCGTCTCGCTCGTCCCGTCGCTCGTCGTCCCGCAACGGGTCGACGCGGTGTTCTTCGTGCCGTCCGCGGTGTCGATCCTGCTCCTTCTCCACGCGGATGCGCGCGCACGGGGACCGCGACGCGACGCCCGGCACACGGCATCCGTCTCCGCCGTCGCGGCGATCGTCGGCGCCGTCACGGTGGTCGCGGCCCTGGTCGTCCCGCCCCTCCTGCCCGAGCCCGTCGCCCGCCCGGGCTCGGGCTTCGGTCCTACCACGACCATCGACGCCGACCTCGATCTCGGAGCCAGCCTGCGCCAGCCCGCCGAGACCGAGGTGCTGAGGATCACGACCGACGCCGGCTCCGCGCCCTATCTGCGCGTCGCGACCCTGTCGTCTTTCGACGGCGATGTCTGGGAGCCCGACACGGGCCGGCTGTCCGCGGTCGGCGCGCTCCCCGGCGTCGAGGAGGGCACCGCGCCGAGCGTCGAGAGCTCGGCCCTCGTCGAGATCACGCAGCTGAGGGGCGAGTACCTGCCCGTCCCCTACGCCGCGACGGAGCTCGAGGGCGTGGACGAGTCGTGGTCGATGCTCGTGGCGAACCGCACGGTCGTGTCGAGCTCGAGCACGTCTCTCGGCGCGGAGTACACGGTGGGATGGCAGCATGCGGCTCCCACGCGGGAGCAGGCCCGAGCGGCGTCCGCGGACGGCGCATCCGTGCCCGAGCAGACCCTGGAGCTGCCGGAGCTGCCGGACGTCATCCCCGAGCTCGCGGCCGAGTTGACCTCCGGCGCGGAGAACCCCTACGACGAGCTGCGCGCGCTGCAGAGCTGGTTCCGCGGCGGGGAGTTCGCCTACTCGCTCGACGCGCCCGTCGAGGAGGGCTTCGACGGCTCGGGGGTCGACGCGATCGCGGAGTTCCTCGACGTGCGCGCCGGCTACTGCGTGCACTTCGCCTCGTCGTTCGCCGTCATGGCGCGCACGCTCGGCATCCCCTCGCGCGTCGTCGTCGGCTACCTCCCCGGAACGTCCACGGGGGAGACCGACGACGACGGCCGTGTGACGTACTCGGTGACGAGCAGGCAGCTGCACGCGTGGCCCGAGGCGTATCTCGAGGGCATCGGCTGGGTCCCGTTCGAGCCGACGGCCTCGCTCGGCGTGGCGACGAACTTCCTGCCGCAGACGCTCGGGGCGTCCGAGAGCCCCGAGGAGGAGCCCGAGAGCCCGGATGCCGCGCCGTCTCCGACGCCGACGACGGGCGAGACCGTCCCCGTCGAGGACCAGCCCCCCGCCTCGGAGTCGGACGCGGACGCCTCGGACGCGTCCCGGTCGCGCGGCATCGCGATCGGCGCGCTGGTCGCCGCGCTCGTCCTCGCGCTGCCCCTGGCCGTGCGCCGCCTCCGCCGGGCGCGACGCGTCCGCGCGCGCGGCACCGCCCTCGCGGAGGCGGCGTGGCTCGAGCTCGTCGACACCGCGATCGACGCGGGAGCGGAGGTGAGCGCGAGCGAGTCGCCGCGGACACTCGGCGCACGGCTCGTCGCGGACCGGGGCGCGCCCGCTGCCGACGTCGCCCTCCTCGTCGGCGCGGTCGAGCGGGCGGCGTTCGCCCGCGACGCCGAGGCCCTCCCCCGTCGCGCCGCGGAGGCCGCGCTCCGCCGCATCCGCCACGCGCTCCTCCCGAGCACCGCGGTGCGCATCCGCGCAGCCGTCCTGCCCCGCTCCCTCGTCGTGCGACCCGGCCTCGCCGACGACGCCTGA
- a CDS encoding DUF58 domain-containing protein: MRRWPLTLRGTGALVLGAGLWTAAHVVGSSEALAFGVLMIALVAASLLSVYLRRRPGRLTRVVRPETVAIDEESAVVVRVSGRSALPTAGGSWSDDLPAGLSGEASGTFSARLLPGIGANDALELSYTVTGIRRGVWEIGPLTVVEHDPFGIARRARRLGRGTSAAVTPRLAPLAPLPRVAGDSGLALTTAERRGQGSDNLIPRPYAPGDSMRRIHWRASARLGDFMVREEEHEASPRAVVVLDRSAARWSPDAASPGADEAFETAVTLCVSAAWRLARDGYLVSVVDGEGAPLASLGVQGAAQSDERHELLSAFAAVGTRSPDALPRLAEVLAGVAAGPLVLITGRLDAADAPLLARVVRQASLPLLFAAAPHGDALDAATRAGWRSVLLEDDAATAWARSLDPGASHGRG; encoded by the coding sequence ATGCGACGCTGGCCGCTCACGCTGCGCGGGACGGGCGCGCTCGTGCTGGGCGCCGGGCTGTGGACCGCTGCGCACGTCGTCGGCTCGAGCGAGGCCCTCGCCTTCGGCGTGCTCATGATCGCGCTCGTCGCCGCCAGCCTGCTGTCGGTGTACCTGCGCCGCCGCCCGGGGCGGCTCACGCGCGTCGTGCGCCCGGAGACCGTCGCGATCGACGAGGAGAGCGCCGTGGTCGTGCGCGTGTCGGGACGCTCGGCGCTCCCGACGGCCGGAGGGAGCTGGTCGGACGATCTGCCCGCGGGCCTGTCGGGCGAGGCCTCGGGGACGTTCTCCGCGCGCCTCCTGCCCGGCATCGGGGCGAACGACGCCCTCGAGCTCTCATATACGGTCACCGGCATACGACGCGGCGTGTGGGAGATCGGCCCGCTCACGGTCGTCGAGCACGACCCCTTCGGCATCGCCAGGCGGGCGCGACGGCTCGGCCGCGGCACCTCCGCCGCCGTCACGCCGCGTCTCGCGCCGCTCGCGCCGCTGCCGCGGGTCGCGGGCGACTCCGGCCTCGCGCTGACGACCGCAGAGCGCCGCGGGCAGGGGAGCGACAACCTCATCCCCCGTCCGTACGCGCCCGGGGACTCGATGCGCCGCATCCACTGGCGCGCGTCGGCACGGCTGGGCGACTTCATGGTGCGCGAGGAGGAGCACGAGGCGTCGCCCCGGGCCGTCGTCGTGCTCGACCGCAGCGCCGCCCGTTGGTCGCCCGACGCGGCCTCGCCGGGCGCGGACGAGGCGTTCGAGACCGCGGTGACCCTGTGCGTGTCGGCCGCGTGGCGGCTCGCACGCGACGGATACCTCGTCAGCGTGGTCGACGGCGAAGGCGCTCCCCTCGCCTCCCTCGGCGTCCAGGGCGCCGCGCAGTCCGACGAGCGCCACGAGCTGCTCAGCGCGTTCGCCGCCGTCGGCACGCGTTCCCCCGATGCCCTGCCGCGGCTGGCGGAGGTGCTCGCCGGGGTCGCCGCGGGGCCGCTGGTGCTGATCACGGGCCGGCTCGACGCCGCCGACGCTCCCCTGCTCGCGCGTGTCGTGCGCCAGGCGTCGCTGCCCCTGCTCTTCGCCGCCGCTCCGCACGGCGACGCCCTCGACGCGGCGACGCGCGCCGGATGGCGCTCGGTCCTGCTCGAGGACGATGCCGCGACCGCGTGGGCCCGTTCCCTGGATCCGGGGGCGTCCCATGGCCGCGGCTGA
- the glgC gene encoding glucose-1-phosphate adenylyltransferase → MAKYFGIVLAGGEGKRLLPLTADRAKPAVPFGGQYRLIDFALSNLINSGLRQIVVLTQYKSHSLDRHISQLWRMNGLLGSYIASVPAQQRLGKRWYQGSGDAILQSLNLVYDENPDYIVVVGADHVYRMDFSQMLDAHIASGADATVAAIRQPIALADQFGVIDIDPDEPARIRAFLEKPSDPEGLPDSPGEVLASMGNYVFTAQALIDEVLRDGDRTDSGHDMGGDIIPAFVERGTAGVYDMKENVVPGASARDRYYWRDVGTIDSYFEAHQDLISVLPVFNLYNQDWPIFSQQVNLPPAKFTRDARGTLSTVIDSIVASGSVVSGAHVERSVLGSGGIVESGAHVSDSIVFENARIKPGATVRRAILDKNVVVEAGATIGLSREADAARGFAVTPSGITLVGKGETVPVA, encoded by the coding sequence ATGGCCAAGTACTTCGGCATCGTCCTCGCCGGCGGCGAAGGAAAGCGGCTCCTGCCGCTGACGGCGGATCGAGCGAAGCCGGCGGTGCCGTTCGGCGGCCAGTACCGGCTCATCGACTTCGCGCTGTCGAACCTCATCAACTCGGGGCTCCGGCAGATCGTCGTCCTGACGCAGTACAAGTCGCACAGCCTCGACCGGCACATCTCCCAGCTGTGGCGCATGAACGGCCTCCTCGGCTCCTACATCGCCTCCGTGCCCGCGCAGCAGCGCCTCGGGAAGCGCTGGTACCAGGGATCGGGCGACGCCATCTTGCAGAGCCTCAACCTCGTGTACGACGAGAACCCCGACTACATCGTCGTCGTCGGCGCCGACCACGTGTACCGGATGGACTTCTCGCAGATGCTCGACGCGCACATCGCCTCGGGCGCCGACGCCACCGTCGCGGCCATCCGCCAGCCCATCGCGCTCGCCGACCAGTTCGGCGTCATCGACATCGATCCCGACGAGCCCGCGCGCATCCGCGCGTTCCTCGAGAAGCCGTCCGATCCCGAGGGCCTGCCCGACTCGCCGGGCGAGGTGCTCGCGTCGATGGGCAACTACGTCTTCACCGCGCAGGCGCTCATCGACGAGGTGCTGCGCGACGGCGACCGCACCGACTCCGGCCATGACATGGGCGGCGACATCATCCCGGCCTTCGTCGAGCGCGGCACCGCGGGCGTGTACGACATGAAGGAGAACGTCGTCCCGGGCGCCTCGGCGCGCGATCGCTACTACTGGCGCGACGTGGGGACCATCGACTCCTACTTCGAGGCGCACCAGGACCTCATCTCGGTGCTGCCCGTCTTCAACCTGTACAACCAGGACTGGCCGATCTTCAGCCAGCAGGTCAATCTGCCTCCGGCGAAGTTCACGAGGGACGCCCGCGGCACGCTGAGCACGGTGATCGACTCGATCGTCGCGAGCGGGTCCGTCGTCTCCGGCGCCCACGTCGAGCGCAGCGTTCTCGGCTCCGGCGGGATCGTCGAGTCGGGGGCGCACGTGAGCGACTCCATCGTCTTCGAGAACGCCCGCATCAAGCCGGGCGCGACCGTGCGCCGCGCGATCCTCGACAAGAACGTCGTCGTCGAGGCGGGCGCCACGATCGGGCTGTCCCGCGAGGCGGACGCCGCGCGCGGCTTCGCGGTCACGCCGAGCGGCATCACGCTCGTGGGCAAGGGAGAGACGGTCCCCGTCGCCTGA
- a CDS encoding AbgT family transporter: MARIQTSDLALADAGGVSGKLLRGIERVGNRLPHPFFLFLILAGVVAVASAVAAALGATTLDPATGERTPIRSVLSPEGLVYAVTSAIDNFVSFPPFGLIITVMLGIGVAERTGLLGAFMRAAVLSAPGWAVTFVVVFVSLMGNLASDSAMVILPPLAAAAFLAAGRHPLAGFIVSYAAVVAGFSANVVPAGTDVLMSGITTSAAQIVDPGAEVSVVANYYFFATSTIILAVVITFVCQRFLEPKLGPYRGEAVDADVEPVDAAQRRGLVVASVALVLSLALLATAVLWPGSALRGEDGGILQSPFMSSIPVLIMLLFLIGGVAYGVAAGTLRTWAQVPEMMAETVKELVPFIVVIFTAAQAIAWFSWSQLGLLIATSGAEGLEAAGLGGIGGLMLFSVFVLLPALLLASGSALWTLLAPIFVPMFMLNGVDPAYVQAAFRITDSASNTLVPMNPMLPVILGLMQKWAPKGGLGTLFSLVMPFTIVIWAVWLLQLLVWGLLGLPVGPGHGLMIAG; encoded by the coding sequence GTGGCCCGAATCCAGACCTCCGACCTCGCCCTCGCCGACGCCGGCGGCGTCAGCGGAAAGCTCCTCAGGGGGATCGAGCGCGTCGGCAACCGTCTGCCGCACCCGTTCTTCCTGTTCCTCATCCTCGCGGGGGTCGTCGCCGTCGCATCCGCCGTCGCCGCGGCGCTCGGGGCGACGACGCTCGACCCCGCGACGGGAGAGAGGACGCCGATCCGGAGCGTCCTCTCTCCCGAGGGCCTCGTCTACGCCGTGACGAGCGCGATCGACAACTTCGTCTCGTTCCCGCCCTTCGGGCTCATCATCACGGTCATGCTCGGGATCGGCGTGGCCGAGCGCACGGGGCTCCTGGGCGCGTTCATGCGCGCCGCCGTGCTGTCGGCGCCCGGATGGGCCGTGACGTTCGTCGTGGTCTTCGTGAGCCTCATGGGCAATCTCGCGTCCGATTCGGCGATGGTCATCCTGCCGCCGCTCGCGGCCGCCGCCTTCCTCGCGGCGGGCCGCCATCCGCTCGCGGGATTCATCGTCTCCTACGCCGCCGTGGTCGCGGGCTTCAGCGCCAACGTGGTCCCCGCGGGCACGGACGTGCTGATGTCGGGCATCACGACCTCGGCCGCGCAGATCGTGGATCCGGGCGCCGAGGTCTCCGTGGTGGCGAACTACTACTTCTTCGCGACCTCGACGATCATCCTCGCCGTCGTCATCACGTTCGTGTGCCAGCGTTTCCTCGAGCCGAAGCTCGGGCCGTACCGGGGCGAGGCGGTTGACGCCGACGTCGAGCCGGTCGACGCCGCCCAGCGCCGCGGGCTCGTCGTGGCGTCGGTCGCTCTCGTGCTCTCCCTCGCGCTGCTCGCGACCGCCGTGCTCTGGCCGGGGTCGGCGCTGCGGGGCGAGGACGGCGGGATCCTGCAGTCGCCGTTCATGTCGAGCATCCCCGTCCTCATCATGCTGCTCTTCCTCATCGGAGGGGTGGCGTACGGGGTCGCGGCGGGCACGCTGCGCACCTGGGCGCAGGTCCCCGAGATGATGGCGGAGACCGTGAAGGAGCTCGTGCCCTTCATCGTGGTGATCTTCACCGCCGCGCAGGCCATCGCCTGGTTCTCGTGGTCGCAGCTCGGGCTCCTCATCGCCACGAGCGGCGCCGAGGGCCTGGAGGCCGCGGGGCTCGGCGGCATCGGCGGCCTGATGCTCTTCAGCGTCTTCGTCCTCCTCCCCGCACTGCTCCTCGCGAGCGGCTCGGCGCTGTGGACGCTGCTCGCGCCCATCTTCGTGCCGATGTTCATGCTCAACGGCGTCGACCCCGCCTACGTGCAGGCGGCGTTCCGCATCACCGACTCGGCCTCCAACACGCTCGTGCCCATGAACCCCATGCTCCCCGTCATCCTGGGCCTCATGCAGAAGTGGGCGCCGAAGGGCGGGCTCGGCACCCTCTTCAGCCTCGTCATGCCGTTCACGATCGTCATCTGGGCCGTGTGGCTGCTCCAGCTGCTCGTCTGGGGCCTCCTGGGCCTTCCCGTCGGGCCGGGGCACGGGCTCATGATCGCCGGCTGA